DNA sequence from the Cellulophaga sp. HaHaR_3_176 genome:
ACAGAGCATTGATGGGATCTAACATGATGCGTCAGGCAGTTCCTTTATTACGTCCTGATGCTCCTATAGTAGGTACAGGATTAGAACGTCAGGTAGCTTCTGATTCAAGAGTGTTAATAAACGCTGAGGGTAATGGAACTATTCAGTATGTTGATTCTCAGATTATAACAATCAAATATGATAGAACTGAAGAAGAGCGTTTAGTTAGCTTTGAGGATGATTCTAAAACGTATGAACTTGTTAAATTCAGAAAAACAAATCAAGGTACTAGTATTAATCTTAAGCCTATCGTAAGAAAGGGTGATAAAGTTAATAAAGGTCAAGTACTTTGTGAAGGTTATGCAACTGAAAATGGAGAGTTAGCTTTAGGTAGAAACTTAAAAGTTGCCTTTATGCCTTGGAAGGGGTATAATTTTGAGGATGCAATTGTAATTTCAGAGAAAGTTGTTCGTGAAGATATCTTTACATCTATTCATGTTGATGAATATTCTTTAGAAGTTAGAGATACTAAATTAGGTGCTGAAGAATTAACTAATGATATACCAAACGTTTCAGAAGAGGCTACAAAAGACTTGGATGAGAATGGTATGATTAGAATTGGTGCTGAAGTTAAACCTGGTGATATTTTAATTGGTAAAATTACTCCGAAAGGAGAATCTGATCCAACACCAGAAGAAAAATTACTTCGTGCAATATTTGGTGATAAAGCAGGTGATGTTAAAGATGCATCTTTAAAAGCATCTCCATCTCTTAGGGGTGTTGTTATTGATAAGAAATTATTCTCTCGTTCGATTAAAGATAAGAGAAAACGCTCTGAAGATAAAGAAGCAATTTCTAAATTAGAATTAGAATATGAAGTTAAATTCCAACAACTTAAAGATGTTTTAGTTGAAAAACTATTTAATCTTGTTAATGGTAAAACTTCTCAAGGTGTATTAAACGATTTAGGAGAAGAAGTTCTTCCTAAAGGAAAGAAATACACAATGAAAATGCTTAATGCTGTAGATGATTTTGCTCACTTAGTAGGTGGAAGTTGGACGACAGATAAAGAGAATAATGTTATGGTAACAGATTTGTTACATAACTATAAAATTAAACTTAATGACCTTCAAGGTAACTTGAGAAGAGATAAGTTTACAATATCTGTTGGTGATGAATTGCCAGCTGGTATTATGAAATTAGCTAAGGTTTATGTTGCTAAAAAACGTAAGCTTAAAGTTGGTGATAAGATGGCGGGTCGTCATGGTAACAAGGGTATTGTATCAAGAATAGTAAGACATGAAGACATGCCTTTCTTAGAAGATGGAACACCTGTTGATATTGTGTTAAATCCATTAGGTGTACCATCTCGTATGAACATTGGTCAGATTTATGAAACTGTTCTAGGTTGGGCAGGTTTAAAATTAGGTAAGAAATATGCAACTCCAATTTTTGATGGTGCTACTCTTGATCAAATAAATGCTTATACAGACGAAGCTGGAATTCCTAGATTCGGTCATACATATCTTTATGATGGTGGAACAGGTCAGCGTTTTGATCAACCTGCAACTGTAGGTGTGATTTATATGTTGAAACTAGGACACATGGTTGATGATAAGATGCATGCTCGTTCTATAGGACCGTACTCTTTAATTACACAACAGCCATTAGGTGGTAAAGCACAATTTGGTGGTCAACGTTTTGGAGAGATGGAAGTTTGGGCATTAGAAGCATATGGAGCTTCTGCTACTCTACGTGAAATATTAACAGTTAAATCTGATGATGTTGTAGGTAGAGCTAAAACTTATGAGGCTATTGTTAAAGGTGAAACAATGCCAGAACCTGGTTTACCAGAATCATTCAATGTATTAATGCATGAACTTAAGGGATTAGGTTTAGACATTAGACTTGAGGAGTAGTAGCAATAGGTTTTTTAAGAGACACTATTTAGTAACACAAATTTAATTTATCATCACCATATTGTTATGGCTAGACAAAGAGATAATAACACAGTAAAAAGGTTCAATAAAATTTCAATAGGCTTGGCTTCTCCAGAATCAATTTTGGCAGAATCTAAAGGTGAAGTTTTAAAACCTGAAACTATTAACTATAGAACGCACAAACCAGAGCGTGACGGTCTTTTTTGTGAACGTATTTTTGGCCCTGTAAAGGATTACGAATGTGCTTGTGGTAAGTACAAGAGAATCCGTTATAGAGGTATTGTATGTGATCGTTGTGGTGTAGAAGTTACAGAGAAGAAAGTACGTAGAGATAGAGTAGGACATATTAATTTAGTTGTTCCTGTAGCTCATATCTGGTATTTCCGTTCATTACCAAATAAAATTGGATACTTATTAGGGTTACCGTCTAAGAAATTAGACATGATTATCTATTACGAGCGTTATGTGGTTATTCAACCAGGTATTGCTAAAGGTCCTGAAGGAGAAGAAATCAATAAAATGGATTTCTTAACAGAAGAAGAATATTTAAATATTTTAGAATCTGTTCCTGTAGAAAATCAATATTTAGAAGATACAGACCCAAATAAGTTTATTGCTAAAATGGGTGCTGAATGTTTAATTGATATTTTAGCTCGCATCGATTTAGATGTGCTTTCTTATGAGTTAAGACATAAAGCAAACACAGAAACTTCTAAGCAACGTAAAACAGAAGCTTTAAAGAGACTTCAGGTTGTTGAATCTTTGAGAGAGTCTCAAGAAAATAGAGAAAACAGACCTGAGTGGATGATTATGAAAGTAATCCCTGTTATTCCACCAGAATTACGTCCTCTAGTTCCTTTAGATGGTGGTCGTTTTGCGACTTCAGATTTAAATGATTTGTATAGAAGGGTGATAATCCGTAACAACCGTTTAAAAAGGTTAGTTGAGATAAAAGCTCCAGAAGTTATTCTTAGAAACGAGAAGCGTATGCTTCAAGAATCTGTTGATTCTTTATTCGATAACACAAGAAAAGCATCTGCTGTTAAAACAGAATCTAACAGACCTTTAAAATCACTTTCTGATTCTTTAAAAGGTAAACAAGGTCGTTTCCGTCAAAACTTACTTGGTAAGCGTGTGGATTATTCAGCACGTTCTGTAATTGTTGTAGGACCTGAATTAAGATTATTTGAATGTGGTCTTCCAAAAGATATGGCTGCAGAATTATACAAACCTTTTGTAATCCGTAAATTGATTGAAAGAGGTATTGTTAAAACGGTAAAGTCTGCTAAGAAAATTATAGATAAAAAAGAGCCTGTTGTTTGGGATATCTTAGAGAACGTATTGAAAGGTCATCCGGTTTTATTAAACAGGGCTCCTACATTACACCGTTTAGGTATACAAGCATTTCAACCTAAATTAATTGAAGGTAAAGCTATTCGTTTACATCCATTAGTATGTACTGCATTTAATGCGGATTTTGATGGGGATCAAATGGCTGTTCATTTACCATTAGGGCCAGAGGCAATTTTAGAATGTCAATTATTAATGTTGGCTTCTCATAATATATTAAATCCTGCGAATGGTTCTCCTATTACGGTACCATCTCAGGATATGGTCTTGGGTCTTTATTACATGACCAAAGAACGTAAATCTACACCTGAAGTGCCTATTAAAGGTGAAGGGTTAACTTTTTACTCTGCAGAAGAGGTTGTTATTGCTCATAATGAGGGCATGGTTGACTTGAATGCAGGTGTAAAAGTAAGAGCAAAAGACTTCAATGAAGCTGGTGAGTTGGTATACCAAATTATTCCAACAACAGTAGGTAGAGTTCTATTTAATAGAATGGTACCTGAAAAAGCTGGTTACATAAATGACGTATTGAATAAAAAATCTTTAAGAGATATTATTGGTGGTATTTTAGAGGCTACAGATGTGCCTACTACTGCTGATTTCTTAGATAAGATTAAAACAATGGGTTACGAGTTCGCTTTCAAAGGTGGTCTTTCATTTAGTTTAGGTGATATTATTATACCGCCAGAAAAACATGAAATGATTGCTGATGCTAATGGACAAGTTGAAGGTATTATGGCCAATTATAATATGGGTCTTATTACTAACAATGAACGTTACAACCAAGTAATTGATGTTTGGACATCTACCAATGCACAGTTAACAGAACTTGCTATGAAGCGTATTCGCGAAGATCAGCAAGGATTTAACTCAGTGTATATGATGCTTGATTCTGGTGCGAGGGGTTCTAAGGAGCAAATTCGTCAGTTAACAGGTATGCGTGGTTTGATGGCTAAACCTAAAAAATCGACTGCTGGTGGTGGTGAAATTATTGAAAACCCGATTCTTTCTAACTTTAAGGAGGGGCTTTCAATTCTTGAATACTTTATATCTACTCACGGTGCACGTAAAGGTCTTGCGGATACAGCATTAAAAACTGCCGATGCAGGTTACTTAACACGTCGTTTGGTTGATGTTTCTCAGGATGTTATTATTAATACTGAAGATTGTGGAACATTAAGAGGTATTGAAGTTGAAGCACTTAAGAAAAACGAAGAAATCGTTGAATCTTTAAAAGAAAGAATAATAGGTAGAGTTGCTCTACATGATGTTTACAATCCTTTAACTGAAGAGTTATTGTTAACAGCAGGTCAAGAGATTCATGAAGCTGATGCTAGACTAATAGAAGCTTCTCCAATAGAGAAAGTTGAAGTTCGTTCTGCATTAACTTGTGAAGCTAAAAAAGGTATTTGTGGTAAATGTTACGGTAGAAACCTTTCTACTAATAAAATGGTTCAAAGAGGTGAAGCAGTTGGTGTTGTTGCAGCACAATCAATTGGTGAACCAGGAACACAGTTGACATTGCGTACTTTCCACGTGGGTGGTATTGCAGGTAACATTTCTGAAGATAACAAATTGAATGCTAAATTTTCGGGTATAGCTGAAATAGAAGATTTAAGAACGGTTACAGGAGCTGATAACGAGGGTAACCCTTCTGAGATTATTATTTCAAGAACATCTGAAATTAAAATTGTAGATGCTAAAACAGGAATTGTATTAAGTACAAATAACATTCCTTACGGTTCTCAATTGTTTATTAAGAATGGTGCGAAAATTACAAAAGACGATGTAATCTGTCAATGGGATCCTTATAACGGTGTTATCGTTACTGAATTCCCAGGTAAGATTGTATATGAGAATATTGATCAGGGTGTTACTTACCAAGTTGAGATTGATGAGCAAACAGGTTTCCAAGAGAAAGTTATTTCTGAATCTAGAAACAAAAAATTAATACCTACATTACTTATTAAAAATAGTAATGACGAAGTATTACGTTCATACAATTTACCAGTAGGTTCTCACATTATGGTAGATGATGGAGAAAAAGTTAAAGAAGGTAAGATTTTAGTTAAAATTCCACGTAAATCTGCTAAATCTGGTGATATTACTGGTGGTCTTCCAAGAGTTACTGAGTTATTTGAAGCGCGTAACCCTTCTAATCCAGCTGTAGTTTCTGAAATTGATGGAGTAGTTTCTTTTGGTAAAATTAAAAGAGGTAACCGTGAAATCATTATTGAGTCTAAATTAGGAGAAGTTAAAAAGTATTTAGTTAAACTTTCTAATCAAATCTTAGTTCAAGAAAATGATTATGTTCGTGCAGGTATGCCATTGTCAGATGGTTCTGTAACGCCAGAAGATATTTTATCTATTAAAGGGCCTTCTGCTGTTCAACAATATTTAGTAAATGAAGTACAAGAAGTATATCGTTTACAAGGTGTGAAAATTAATGATAAGCATTTTGAAGTTGTTGTTCGTCAGATGATGCGTAAAGTACGTATACAAGATCCGGGAGATACTATATTCTTAGAAAATCAATTAGCTCATAAAGATGACTTTATAGTTGAAAATGATGGAATTTTCGGAAAGAAAATTGTTGTTGAAGTTGGGGAGTCAGATAACCTTAAAGCAGGTCAGGTAATAACTGCACGTGAGTTAAGAGATGAAAATTCAATTTTAAGAAGAAATGATAAAGCTTTAGTTGAAGCTAGAGATGCTATTGCAGCAACTGCGACACCAATACTTCAGGGTATTACTCGTGCTTCATTACAGACTAAATCATTTATATCTGCAGCATCTTTCCAAGAAACGACTAAAGTATTAAACGAAGCGGCAGTAGCTGGTAAAGTTGATAGCTTAGAAGGGTTGAAAGAAAATGTAATTGTAGGTCATAAAATACCTGCAGGTACAGGTATGAGAGACTATGATAGTATTATCGTAGGATCTAAGGAAGAGTATGATGAAATAATGGCTCGTAAAGAAGAGTTTAAGTTTTAATATTAGTTTTAATGAGCGATCAGAATCAAAAACAAATTAACATAGAATTAGATGAAAAAACTGCTGAAGGGATATATTCCAATTTAGCAATTATAAATCATTCTGTATCAGAGTTTGTTGTTGACTTTATTAGTATGATGCCAGGAGCTCCAAAAGCGAAAGTGAAGAGTAGAATAGTTCTTACTCCTCAACACGCTAAGAAGTTTTTAAAAGCATTAAATGATAATGTTACACGTTTTGAAAAAGCTCATGGAACTATTAAAGATTATGAGCAAACTCCTATCCCAATTAATTTTGGCCCCACTGGAGAGGCATAAATAAAAAAAACCCGCAATTAATATTGCGGGTTTTTTGTTTTAAAAAATTATAAGTTTAATTATCTATTTAATTAAACTTATAATTTTTATTCAAATTCAGATGTGAACTTTAGTGTTACATTAGGGTATTTTTGTTGTGTCATTTGTAGTGAAAATTGAGAATCAGCTAAGAAAACTAATTGCCCTCTTTTGTCTTTTGCTAAAAACTTTTGTTTAACTCTTTTAAACTCTTTAAATTCATCACTGTTTTTGTCTTTAGGAGCTAACCAGCAGGCTTTGTATACAGGGAAATTTTCATATGTACATTTAGCACCATATTCATGCTCTAAACGGTATTGAATTACTTCGTATTGTAAAGCACCTACGGTACCGATAATTTTTCGTCCATTCAATTCAAGAGTAAATAACTGTGCAACACCTTCATCCATTAATTGGTCAACACCTTTTGATAATTGTTTAGATTTTAAAGGGTCTGCATTATTAATGTATCTAAAATGTTCAGGGGAGAAGCTTGGTATTCCTTTATAGTGTAAAAGTTCGCCTTCAGTTAATGTATCTCCAATTTTAAAATTCCCGGTGTCATGTAGTCCTACAATATCACCTGGATATGATATATCTATAATTTCCTTTTTTTCTGCAAAAAAAGCATTTGGACTAGAAAATTTTAGTTTTTTGTTATTTCTAACGTGCAAGTAAGGTTTGTTTCTCTCAAAAGTACCAGATACAATTTTTATAAATGCTAATCTATCCCTGTGTTTAGGATCCATATTAGCATGTATTTTAAAAACAAAACCAGTAAAATCTTTTTCTTTAGAATCTACTAATCTTTCTTCAGACATTTTAGGTCTTGGTGTTGGAGCGATGTCAATAAAGCAGTCTAAAAGTTCTCTAACACCAAAATTATTTAATGCAGATCCAAAAAATACAGGTTGTAAATTCCCTTCTAAATATTCTTTTTGATTGAATTCAGGGTATACACCATTAACTAATTCTAAATTTTCTCTAAGATCATTAGCGGCTTTATCTCCTATTATGGTATCTAATTTTTTACTGTTAATGTCGTTAAAGGCAATAACGTCTTCAATGTTTTTTTTACTATCACCACTAAATAGGTTTATGTTTTTTTCGTAAATGTTATAAATACCTTTAAAATCGTATCCCATTCCAATAGGGAAACTTAAAGGTGTTACTGTTAAATTAAGTTTTTGTTCAACTTCATCTAGTAGGTCAAAAGCATCTTTTCCTTCTCTGTCCATCTTGTTAATAAAAACAATGATAGGAATATTTCTCATTCTACAAACTTCTACTAATTTTTCAGTTTGTTCCTCTACACCTTTTGCAACATCAATTACAACAATAACACTATCTACTGCAGTTAGAGTTCTAAATGTGTCTTCAGCAAAATCTTTATGTCCAGGTGTATCTAAGATGTTTATTTTTTTATCTCTGTAAATAAAAGCTAATACTGAGGTCGCAACAGAAATTCCACGTTGTCTTTCAATTTCCATGAAATCACTTGTAGCGCCTTTTTTTATTTTATTGTTTTTAACAGCCCCAGCTTCTTGTATTGCTCCTCCAAATAAAAGTAATTTTTCGGTAAGGGTTGTTTTTCCTGCATCAGGGTGAGATATAATACCAAAAGTTCTCCTTCTTTTAATTTCACTTTCAAAACTCATAAATAAAATTTTTGCAAAAATAGGTTAAATTATAATTGTATTAATCTGATGTGTAAAAGTAAATAATTTGTAAATTTTTTCACTTTTAAACTTGCGTAATTATTTGATTTTTAGAGTTTAATGATTTTTTTGGAATCGATAAACGGTATGGTTTCTTCTTTTTGGTAGATTTGTGAAATCTTTTTGTAGGATTTATACGTAATTATACCTGATCAGGTTTGTGATAAAACGTACCATTGGTCGATAAAATGTGTTGTTAAAAGAGTTTTGTTACTTTCTATGTTAGAATAATTTAGCCAATTTGAATTTTAGCTATATCTTGCGCTAACATTTATAATGATGAAGTCCCAACTTCTTACTTGTTAAAAATACCTACATACGATATGGTGATTAGTTTAATATAAAGCTAGCGCGTATGGATTTTATTACTTTGAGAGAAAATTTTAAGAGTGTATTTATATACTCAACTAAATTTTTATTAATATTCTTTATTCTTATATCTACAACTTCTTTTGATTTTTCAGAAGACAAATCACTATTGGCTAGTATCCTATACCAGGATACCGATGGAGATAAGGTCCCTGATGTGAAAGATATTGATGATGATGGAGATGGTATAATAGATACTGTTGAAGGATACAATGCAACCAACCCGAGAGATACTGATAAAGATGGTATACCAGATTATTTAGATATTGATTCTGATAATGATGGTATCTTAGATAATGTTGAGGCACAAAAAACTTCAATGTACAAAGCGCCATCAGGGAATGATGTTGATGGTAATGGATTAGATGATGCTTATGAATTATCTCCAGGAAGTTGTGGAGGTTTAATGCCTGTTGATACAGATAAAGATGGTAAACCTGATTATAAAGATATTGATTCTGATAATGACGGAATATTAGATAATGTAGAAGCACAAACAGAAAATGAGTTTATTGCTCCATGTGGTATGGATAAAGATGGTAATGGTTTAGATGATCATTACGAAAATTATTGTGGTGCAGGTCAAGGTATAACGCCAATCAATTCTGATAATGATCCAAATCCTGATTTCAGAGATATTGATTCAGATAACGATGGTATTCCTGATAACGTAGAAGCTCAAACTACAGATGATTATATCGCACCATCAGGAAACGATTCAGACATGGATGGTTTAGATGATAATTATGAAGGTTCAGGAAATGAAGGGTTAACTCCAGTAAATACAGACGGAGAAGATACTGCAGATTATATCGATTTAGATTCTGATAATGATTCAGTTCCTGATAATAATGAAGGTAATGATTTTGATTTCGATGGTATTCCAGATCAAACCTTTACAGGTATAGATACAGATGGTGATGGTTTAGATGATGGTTATGAAGGATCAGACGTTAACGACGGTTTTGATGTTAACGATGAAATTAATGATCCAGCAAATGACTTGCCAGATACAGACGGTACAGAAGATGTCAACTATAGAGATTTAGATGATGACGGAGATGGCATCAACACACCAGATGAAGATATTGATGGTGATGGTAACCCGACGAATGATGATACAGATGGTGATGGTATTCCAGATTATTTAGACCCTACAGATGATGGAAAAGATACAGATGGAGATGGTGTTCCAGATGCAACAGATTTAGATGATGATAACGATGGTATTTTGGATGTTGTTGAAGATGCAAATGTTGATGGTGATAATGATCCATTAACAAACCCAACTGATACAGATAATGATGGTATTCCAAATCATTTAGATATAGATGCTGATAATGACGGTATTCCAGATAACGTAGAGGCACAAACTACAGATGGTTATATTGCACCATCAGGAAACGATTCAGACATGGATGGTTTAGATGATAATTATGAAGGTTCAGGAAATGAAGGGTTGACTCCAGTAAATACTGATGGTGATGAAACTCCAGATTATACTGACTTAGATTCAGATAATGATTCAGTTCCTGATAATAATGAAGGAAACGATTTTGATTTTGATGGTATTCCAGATCAAACCTTTACAGGTATAGATACAGATGGTGATGGTTTAGATGATGGTTATGAAGGATCAGATGTAAATGACGGTTTTGATGTTAACGATGAAATTAATGATCCAGCAAACGACTTGCCAGATACAGACGGTACAGAAGATGTTAACTATAGAGATTTAGATGATGATGGAGATGGTATCAATACACCGGATGAAGATATTGACGATGATACTGACCCGACGAATGATGATACAGATGGTGATGGTATTCCAGATTATTTAGACCCTACAGATGATGGAAAAGATACAGACGGCGATGGTGTTCCAGATGCAACAGATTTAGATGATGATAATGATGGTATTTTAGATACTGTAGAAGATGCGAATGTAGATGGCGATAATGATCCATTAACAGATCCAACCGATACAGATGGCGATGGTATTCCAAATCATTTAGATATCGATGCTGATAATGACGGTATTCCAGATAACGTAGAGGCACAAACTACAGATGGTTATATTGCACCATCAGGAAACGATTCAGACATGGATGGTTTAGATGATAATTATGAAGGTTCAGGAAATGAAGGGTTGACTCCAGTAAATACAGACGGAGAAGATACTGCAGATTATATCGATTTAGATTCTGATAATGATTCAGTTCCTGATAATAATGAAGGTAATGATTTTGATTTTGATGGTATTCCAGATCAAACCTTTACAGGTATAGATACAGATGGTGATGGTTTAGATGATGGTTATGAAGGATCAGATGTAAATGACGGTTTTGATGTTAACGATGAAATTAATGATCCAGCAAACGACTTGCCAGATACAGACGGTACAGAAGATGTTAACTATAGAGATTTAGATGATGACGGAGATGGCATCAACACACCAGATGAAGATATTGATGGTGATGGTAACCCAACCAACGATGATACAGATGGTGATGGTATTCCAGATTATTTAGACCCTACCGATGATAATGGTCCTGATACAGACGGCGATGGTGTTCCAGATGCAACAGATTTAGATGATGATAATGATGGTATTTTAGATACTGTAGAAGATGCGAATGTAGATGGCGATAATGATCCATTAACAGATCCAACCGATACAGATGGCGATGGTATTCCAAATCATTTAGATATCGATGCTGATAATGATGGTATTCCAGATAACGTAGAGGCACAAACTACAGAAGGTTATATAGCACCTAATGAGGATGATGCAGCAACGTATATTGATAATGAAGGATTAAACAGTGCTTATCCTGATGGTTTAACACCAAACGATCATGATGGTGATGAAACTCCAGATTATACTGACTTAGATTCAGATAACGATTCAGTTCCTGATAATAATGAAGGAAACGATTTTGATTTTGATGGTATTCCAGATCAAACCTTTACAGGTATAGATACAGATGGTGATGGTTTAGATGATGGTTATGAAGGATCAGATGTAAATGACGGTTTTGATGTTAACGATGAAATTAATGATCCAGCAAACGACTTGCCAGATACAGACGGTACAGAAGATGTTAACTATAGAGATTTAGATGATGACGGAGATGGCATCAACACACCAGATGAAGATATTGATGGTGATGGTAACCCAACCAACGATGATACAGATGGTGATGGTATTCCAGATTATTTAGACCCTACCGATGATAATGGTCCTGATACAGACGGCGATGGTGTTCC
Encoded proteins:
- the rpoC gene encoding DNA-directed RNA polymerase subunit beta': MARQRDNNTVKRFNKISIGLASPESILAESKGEVLKPETINYRTHKPERDGLFCERIFGPVKDYECACGKYKRIRYRGIVCDRCGVEVTEKKVRRDRVGHINLVVPVAHIWYFRSLPNKIGYLLGLPSKKLDMIIYYERYVVIQPGIAKGPEGEEINKMDFLTEEEYLNILESVPVENQYLEDTDPNKFIAKMGAECLIDILARIDLDVLSYELRHKANTETSKQRKTEALKRLQVVESLRESQENRENRPEWMIMKVIPVIPPELRPLVPLDGGRFATSDLNDLYRRVIIRNNRLKRLVEIKAPEVILRNEKRMLQESVDSLFDNTRKASAVKTESNRPLKSLSDSLKGKQGRFRQNLLGKRVDYSARSVIVVGPELRLFECGLPKDMAAELYKPFVIRKLIERGIVKTVKSAKKIIDKKEPVVWDILENVLKGHPVLLNRAPTLHRLGIQAFQPKLIEGKAIRLHPLVCTAFNADFDGDQMAVHLPLGPEAILECQLLMLASHNILNPANGSPITVPSQDMVLGLYYMTKERKSTPEVPIKGEGLTFYSAEEVVIAHNEGMVDLNAGVKVRAKDFNEAGELVYQIIPTTVGRVLFNRMVPEKAGYINDVLNKKSLRDIIGGILEATDVPTTADFLDKIKTMGYEFAFKGGLSFSLGDIIIPPEKHEMIADANGQVEGIMANYNMGLITNNERYNQVIDVWTSTNAQLTELAMKRIREDQQGFNSVYMMLDSGARGSKEQIRQLTGMRGLMAKPKKSTAGGGEIIENPILSNFKEGLSILEYFISTHGARKGLADTALKTADAGYLTRRLVDVSQDVIINTEDCGTLRGIEVEALKKNEEIVESLKERIIGRVALHDVYNPLTEELLLTAGQEIHEADARLIEASPIEKVEVRSALTCEAKKGICGKCYGRNLSTNKMVQRGEAVGVVAAQSIGEPGTQLTLRTFHVGGIAGNISEDNKLNAKFSGIAEIEDLRTVTGADNEGNPSEIIISRTSEIKIVDAKTGIVLSTNNIPYGSQLFIKNGAKITKDDVICQWDPYNGVIVTEFPGKIVYENIDQGVTYQVEIDEQTGFQEKVISESRNKKLIPTLLIKNSNDEVLRSYNLPVGSHIMVDDGEKVKEGKILVKIPRKSAKSGDITGGLPRVTELFEARNPSNPAVVSEIDGVVSFGKIKRGNREIIIESKLGEVKKYLVKLSNQILVQENDYVRAGMPLSDGSVTPEDILSIKGPSAVQQYLVNEVQEVYRLQGVKINDKHFEVVVRQMMRKVRIQDPGDTIFLENQLAHKDDFIVENDGIFGKKIVVEVGESDNLKAGQVITARELRDENSILRRNDKALVEARDAIAATATPILQGITRASLQTKSFISAASFQETTKVLNEAAVAGKVDSLEGLKENVIVGHKIPAGTGMRDYDSIIVGSKEEYDEIMARKEEFKF
- a CDS encoding DUF3467 domain-containing protein; translation: MSDQNQKQINIELDEKTAEGIYSNLAIINHSVSEFVVDFISMMPGAPKAKVKSRIVLTPQHAKKFLKALNDNVTRFEKAHGTIKDYEQTPIPINFGPTGEA
- a CDS encoding peptide chain release factor 3, whose translation is MSFESEIKRRRTFGIISHPDAGKTTLTEKLLLFGGAIQEAGAVKNNKIKKGATSDFMEIERQRGISVATSVLAFIYRDKKINILDTPGHKDFAEDTFRTLTAVDSVIVVIDVAKGVEEQTEKLVEVCRMRNIPIIVFINKMDREGKDAFDLLDEVEQKLNLTVTPLSFPIGMGYDFKGIYNIYEKNINLFSGDSKKNIEDVIAFNDINSKKLDTIIGDKAANDLRENLELVNGVYPEFNQKEYLEGNLQPVFFGSALNNFGVRELLDCFIDIAPTPRPKMSEERLVDSKEKDFTGFVFKIHANMDPKHRDRLAFIKIVSGTFERNKPYLHVRNNKKLKFSSPNAFFAEKKEIIDISYPGDIVGLHDTGNFKIGDTLTEGELLHYKGIPSFSPEHFRYINNADPLKSKQLSKGVDQLMDEGVAQLFTLELNGRKIIGTVGALQYEVIQYRLEHEYGAKCTYENFPVYKACWLAPKDKNSDEFKEFKRVKQKFLAKDKRGQLVFLADSQFSLQMTQQKYPNVTLKFTSEFE
- a CDS encoding gliding motility-associated C-terminal domain-containing protein, whose protein sequence is MDFITLRENFKSVFIYSTKFLLIFFILISTTSFDFSEDKSLLASILYQDTDGDKVPDVKDIDDDGDGIIDTVEGYNATNPRDTDKDGIPDYLDIDSDNDGILDNVEAQKTSMYKAPSGNDVDGNGLDDAYELSPGSCGGLMPVDTDKDGKPDYKDIDSDNDGILDNVEAQTENEFIAPCGMDKDGNGLDDHYENYCGAGQGITPINSDNDPNPDFRDIDSDNDGIPDNVEAQTTDDYIAPSGNDSDMDGLDDNYEGSGNEGLTPVNTDGEDTADYIDLDSDNDSVPDNNEGNDFDFDGIPDQTFTGIDTDGDGLDDGYEGSDVNDGFDVNDEINDPANDLPDTDGTEDVNYRDLDDDGDGINTPDEDIDGDGNPTNDDTDGDGIPDYLDPTDDGKDTDGDGVPDATDLDDDNDGILDVVEDANVDGDNDPLTNPTDTDNDGIPNHLDIDADNDGIPDNVEAQTTDGYIAPSGNDSDMDGLDDNYEGSGNEGLTPVNTDGDETPDYTDLDSDNDSVPDNNEGNDFDFDGIPDQTFTGIDTDGDGLDDGYEGSDVNDGFDVNDEINDPANDLPDTDGTEDVNYRDLDDDGDGINTPDEDIDDDTDPTNDDTDGDGIPDYLDPTDDGKDTDGDGVPDATDLDDDNDGILDTVEDANVDGDNDPLTDPTDTDGDGIPNHLDIDADNDGIPDNVEAQTTDGYIAPSGNDSDMDGLDDNYEGSGNEGLTPVNTDGEDTADYIDLDSDNDSVPDNNEGNDFDFDGIPDQTFTGIDTDGDGLDDGYEGSDVNDGFDVNDEINDPANDLPDTDGTEDVNYRDLDDDGDGINTPDEDIDGDGNPTNDDTDGDGIPDYLDPTDDNGPDTDGDGVPDATDLDDDNDGILDTVEDANVDGDNDPLTDPTDTDGDGIPNHLDIDADNDGIPDNVEAQTTEGYIAPNEDDAATYIDNEGLNSAYPDGLTPNDHDGDETPDYTDLDSDNDSVPDNNEGNDFDFDGIPDQTFTGIDTDGDGLDDGYEGSDVNDGFDVNDEINDPANDLPDTDGTEDVNYRDLDDDGDGINTPDEDIDGDGNPTNDDTDGDGIPDYLDPTDDNGPDTDGDGVPDATDLDDDNDGILDTVEDANVDGDNDPLTDPTDTDGDGIPNHLDIDADNDGIPDNVEAQTTEGYIAPNEDDAATYIDNEGLNSAYPDGLTPNDHDGDETPDYTDLDSDNDSVPDNNEGNDFDFDGIPDQTFTGIDTDGDGLDDGYEGSDVNDGFDVNDEINDPGNDLPDTDGTEDVNYRDLDDDGDGINTPDEDIDGDGNPTNDDTDGDGIPDYLDPTDDTPEEMIILVNQMLTPNSDGKNDFLFIRNVEFAFNNTIKIFNRWGVAVYEGADYNNQNNVFDGRSKGRSTVTQEEYLPSGIYYYIFEYQDINNKNITDNGYIYISK